One region of Triticum aestivum cultivar Chinese Spring chromosome 6B, IWGSC CS RefSeq v2.1, whole genome shotgun sequence genomic DNA includes:
- the LOC123135422 gene encoding nitrate reductase [NADH] produces the protein MAASVEPRQSSFGRLDAPATAPPARNGSSNGGIRRRADSPVRGCGFPPLISPPRKAIVEEEEQDEEDEEPEEDWREAYGSQLQLEVEPSTRDPRDEGTADAWIDRNPSLIRLTGKHPLNCEPPLARLMHHGFITPAPLHYVRNHGAVPKGDWATWTVEVTGLVRRPARLTMDELANGFAAAEVPATLVCAGNRRKEQNMVQQTVGFNWGAAGVSTSVWRGARLREVLLRCGIMSRKGQALNVCFEGAEDLPGGGGSKYGTSVTREWALDPSRDILLAYAQNGEPLLPDHGFPVRVLIPGCIGGRMVKWLRRIVVTTAESDNYYHFKDNRVLPSHVDAELANAEAWWYRPEYIINELNTNSVITTPGHDEILPINAFTTQRAYTMKGYAYSGGGKKITRVEVTLDGGESWMLCTLDIPEKPNKYGRYWCWCFWSVEIEVLDLLGAKEVAVRAWDQTHNTQPEKLIWNLMGMMNNCWFKVKVNVCRPHKGEIGLVFEHPTQPGNQTGGWMARQKHLETAEAAAPGLKRSTSTPFMNTVADKQFTMSEVRKHGSKESAWIVVHGHVYDCTAFLKDHPGGADSILINAGSDCTEEFDAIHSDKAKALLDTYRIGELITTGTGYNSDNSVHGGSSLSHLAPIREATKVAGAPIALSSPREKVPCRLVDKKELSHDVRLFRFALPSSDQVLGLPVGKHIFVCATIDGKLCMRAYTPTSMVDEIGQFELLVKVYFKDEHPKFPSGGLMTQYLESLQLGSCIDVKGPLGHVEYTGRGNFVINGKQRRARRLAMICGGSGITPMYQVIQAVLRDQPEDETEMHLVYANRSEDDILLRDELDRWAAEYPERLKVWYVIDQVKRPEDGWRFSVGFVTEDILRAHVPEGGDDTLALACGPPPMIKFAISPNLEKMKYDMANSFISF, from the exons ATGGCCGCTTCGGTCGAGCCACGGCAGTCGTCGTTCGGCCGCCTCGACGCGCCGGCCACCGCGCCGCCGGCACGCAACGGTTCCTCCAACGGCGGCATCCGTCGCCGCGCCGACTCGCCGGTGCGCGGCTGCGGGTTCCCCCCGCTCATTTCGCCGCCGCGGAAGGCCATCGTCGAGGAAGAGGAGcaggacgaggaggacgaggagccgGAGGAGGACTGGCGGGAGGCGTACGGCTCGCAGCTGCAGCTGGAGGTGGAGCCGTCGACGCGCGACCCGCGGGACGAGGGCACGGCGGACGCCTGGATCGACCGCAACCCCTCGCTGATCCGCCTCACCGGCAAGCACCCGCTCAACTGCGAGCCGCCGCTGGCGCGCCTCATGCACCACGGCTTCATCACGCCCGCGCCGCTCCACTACGTGCGCAACCACGGCGCCGTGCCAAAGGGCGACTGGGCCACCTGGACGGTCGAGGTGACAGGGCTCGTCCGCCGCCCCGCGCGGCTCACCATGGACGAGCTGGCCAACGGGTTCGCCGCCGCGGAGGTGCCCGCCACGCTGGTGTGCGCCGGCAACCGCCGCAAGGAGCAGAACATGGTGCAGCAGACGGTGGGCTTCAACTGGGGCGCGGCGGGGGTGTCCACCTCCGTCTGGCGCGGGGCGCGCCTCCGCGAAGTGCTGCTCCGGTGCGGCATCATGTCGCGCAAGGGGCAGGCCCTGAACGTGTGCTTCGAGGGCGCCGAGGAcctccccggcggcggcggctccaagTACGGCACCAGCGTGACCCGGGAGTGGGCGCTCGACCCGTCCCGCGACATCCTGCTCGCCTACGCGCAGAACGGGGAGCCGCTGCTCCCCGACCACGGCTTCCCCGTCCGCGTGCTCATCCCGGGCTGCATCGGCGGCCGCATGGTGAAGTGGCTCCGGCGCATCGTGGTGACCACCGCCGAGTCCGACAACTACTACCACTTCAAGGACAACCGGGTGCTGCCGTCGCACGTGGACGCGGAGCTGGCCAACGCGGAGGCGTGGTGGTACCGGCCCGAGTACATCATCAACGAGCTCAACACCAACTCGGTGATCACCACGCCCGGGCACGACGAGATCCTCCCCATCAACGCCTTCACCACCCAGCGCGCATACACCATGAAAGGATACGCATACTCCG GTGGTGGTAAGAAGATCACACGAGTGGAAGTGACTCTGGACGGCGGCGAGAGCTGGATGTTGTGCACGCTCGACATCCCGGAGAAGCCGAACAAGTACGGCCGGTACTGGTGCTGGTGCTTCTGGTCGGTGGAGATCGAGGTGCTGGACCTCCTTGGGGCCAAGGAGGTGGCGGTGCGCGCGTGGGACCAGACCCACAACACCCAGCCGGAGAAGCTCATCTGGAACCTCATGGGCATGATGAACAACTGCTGGTTCAAGGTGAAGGTCAACGTGTGCCGCCCCCACAAGGGCGAGATCGGGCTGGTCTTCGAGCACCCCACGCAGCCAGGCAACCAGACCGGCGGCTGGATGGCGCGCCAGAAGCACCTGGAGACGGCCGAGGCGGCGGCGCCAGGGCTCAAGCGCAGCACGTCTACTCCGTTCATGAACACCGTCGCCGACAAGCAGTTCACCATGTCCGAGGTGCGCAAGCACGGGTCCAAGGAGTCGGCGTGGATCGTGGTGCACGGCCACGTCTACGACTGCACCGCCTTCCTCAAGGACCACCCCGGCGGCGCCGACAGCATCCTCATCAATGCGGGATCCGACTGCACCGAGGAGTTCGACGCCATCCACTCCGACAAGGCCAAGGCGCTCCTCGACACCTACCGCATCGGCGAGCTCATCACCACGGGCACCGGCTACAACTCGGACAACTCGGTGCACGGCGGGTCCAGCCTCTCCCACCTCGCCCCGATCCGGGAGGCCACCAAGGTCGCCGGGGCGCCCATCGCGCTGTCCAGCCCGCGGGAGAAGGTGCCCTGCCGCCTGGTGGACAAGAAGGAGCTCTCCCACGACGTCCGCCTCTTCCGCTTCGCGCTGCCGTCCTCCGACCAGGTGCTCGGCCTCCCCGTCGGCAAGCACATCTTCGTGTGCGCCACCATCGACGGCAAGCTCTGCATGCGCGCCTACACTCCGACGAGCATGGTCGACGAGATCGGCCAGTTCGAGCTGCTCGTCAAGGTCTACTTCAAGGACGAGCACCCCAAGTTCCCCAGCGGCGGCCTCATGACGCAGTACCTGGAGTCGCTCCAGCTCGGCTCCTGCATCGACGTCAAGGGCCCGCTGGGGCACGTGGAGTACACCGGCCGCGGCAACTTCGTCATCAACGGCAAGCAGCGGCGGGCGCGCAGGCTGGCCATGATCTGCGGCGGCAGCGGGATCACGCCCATGTACCAGGTGATCCAGGCCGTGCTGCGCGACCAGCCGGAGGACGAGACGGAGATGCACCTGGTGTACGCGAACCGGAGCGAGGACGACATCCTGCTGCGCGACGAGCTGGACCGGTGGGCGGCGGAGTACCCGGAGAGGCTCAAGGTGTGGTACGTGATCGACCAGGTGAAGCGGCCGGAGGACGGGTGGAGGTTCAGCGTGGGGTTCGTGACGGAGGACATCCTGCGGGCGCACGTCCCCGAGGGCGGCGACGACACCCTCGCGCTCGCCTGCGGGCCGCCGCCCATGATCAAGTTCGCCATCTCGCCCAACCTCGAGAAGATGAAGTACGACATGGCCAATTCCTTCATCTCTTTCTGA